The uncultured Desulfuromonas sp. genome has a segment encoding these proteins:
- a CDS encoding O-antigen ligase family protein, whose amino-acid sequence MTSIKALFFISIFFGFALGALFNPALGIYGYLADYCIAPSGQWWGKPFAHMGVRFSFTLALVTMAGAFLQRKNLNYGEFFFSKQEKYFLFFLFVVWAIHFITPGTVGRYGNFDHPAVKLTKIFIFTMMLSHIVTDMKKLKGLFFALASASLFLGIKAYSIPYSQFANGRLEGIGGADFAEANFFAAFMAAMLPLIGVLFLRSGFKGKVYFAICGAFTANAVVLCRSRGSFLGLMAGALAAMYYAPKKYRKQVVALIFIGITGVVYLTDDYFLQRITTISTDQSEMDESSSSRIRLWTAGIKMAVSHPLGIGPGNWYQTIGRYIPEYQGKDSHSTYVKCLAELGIIGVSVFFLLMLQSYLNLRKVYRGALELQTDDGADFVQLYYGIMVSCVIFLTCALTITTIYTEILWVLLMLPVCLKRAFDNHMAECI is encoded by the coding sequence ATGACCTCGATTAAGGCATTATTTTTCATCTCAATTTTTTTTGGTTTTGCCTTGGGGGCTCTGTTTAACCCGGCTCTGGGGATTTATGGCTATTTGGCAGATTACTGTATTGCCCCCAGTGGCCAATGGTGGGGGAAGCCCTTTGCGCATATGGGCGTACGATTCTCATTCACTTTAGCGCTGGTGACAATGGCGGGGGCTTTTTTACAGAGAAAAAATTTAAATTATGGCGAGTTTTTTTTCTCTAAGCAGGAGAAGTATTTCCTTTTTTTCTTATTTGTTGTTTGGGCGATCCATTTTATTACCCCTGGGACTGTGGGACGGTATGGTAATTTTGATCATCCTGCAGTGAAGCTGACGAAAATTTTTATTTTTACAATGATGCTTTCTCACATTGTAACAGACATGAAAAAATTGAAAGGGTTGTTTTTTGCCTTAGCGTCTGCGTCGTTGTTTTTGGGTATTAAGGCCTACAGCATACCTTACAGCCAGTTTGCGAATGGGCGCCTGGAAGGAATTGGTGGCGCAGATTTTGCCGAAGCGAATTTTTTTGCTGCGTTCATGGCTGCAATGCTACCATTGATTGGCGTTTTATTTTTGCGTAGCGGCTTTAAAGGAAAGGTTTATTTTGCAATCTGTGGGGCCTTTACCGCGAATGCTGTTGTTTTGTGCCGCAGTCGTGGCTCTTTTTTAGGTCTGATGGCGGGGGCCTTAGCTGCAATGTACTATGCGCCTAAAAAATATCGAAAGCAGGTTGTTGCCCTTATTTTTATCGGAATTACGGGCGTTGTATATCTAACCGATGATTATTTCCTTCAGCGCATCACAACCATATCTACTGATCAAAGTGAGATGGATGAGTCTTCCTCAAGCCGAATTCGCCTGTGGACAGCGGGGATAAAAATGGCAGTCAGCCACCCGTTGGGGATTGGTCCCGGGAACTGGTATCAGACGATAGGTCGCTATATCCCTGAATATCAGGGTAAAGATTCTCACAGCACGTATGTAAAATGTCTAGCGGAGTTAGGCATTATTGGAGTGTCTGTGTTCTTTTTGCTCATGCTTCAGTCTTATCTCAATTTGCGCAAGGTGTATCGAGGGGCGTTGGAGTTACAAACGGACGATGGTGCAGATTTTGTCCAACTCTATTATGGCATTATGGTTTCGTGCGTGATTTTCTTAACCTGTGCGTTGACCATCACAACGATTTATACTGAGATTCTATGGGTGTTACTCATGCTGCCTGTGTGTCTCAAAAGGGCGTTTGATAATCATATGGCAGAGTGCATCTAA
- a CDS encoding glycosyltransferase family 2 protein has product MSTGPELSVIVPTFNESQNVKEVVKRLSECLVDVNWEVVFVDDDSPDRTAEIVRSLNSADPRVRVVHRIGRRGLSTACVEGILSTSSPYVAVMDADLQHDERILPEMLKAVRDDGYEVAVGSRYVDGGSMGDWAEDRQAMSRFATKLSGLVTKANLKDPMSGFFLMRREVLHEAVSNLSGIGFKILLDVFASVKRPLKFVEIPYTFRTRHAGESKLDSVVAWEYLMMLFDKTLGKYIPVRFIPFAIIGGLGVFVHMFVLWGVFKVLSHGAEDAFASSQAIAALVAMTFNFFLNNVFTYRDRRLKGWGMLKGWFSFTIACSLGAVANVGIATYLFNSDALGNVGWVTSAIAGIIVGAVWNYAVTSVYTWNKTKPA; this is encoded by the coding sequence ATGAGCACAGGACCAGAGCTTTCTGTAATTGTTCCAACATTTAATGAGTCACAAAATGTGAAGGAAGTTGTTAAACGACTTTCGGAGTGTCTTGTTGATGTCAACTGGGAGGTTGTTTTTGTAGACGATGATTCACCTGATCGTACAGCTGAAATCGTACGTTCATTAAACAGTGCAGACCCGAGGGTTCGTGTTGTTCATCGTATCGGTCGACGAGGGCTGTCGACCGCTTGTGTTGAGGGGATTTTATCAACATCGTCGCCTTATGTTGCCGTTATGGATGCTGATTTGCAGCATGATGAGCGGATTCTTCCTGAAATGTTAAAGGCTGTAAGGGATGATGGCTATGAGGTGGCGGTGGGGAGTCGATATGTCGATGGTGGCTCTATGGGGGACTGGGCGGAAGACCGGCAGGCGATGTCGCGGTTTGCGACAAAGCTGTCTGGTTTGGTGACCAAGGCAAACCTTAAAGATCCGATGAGTGGCTTCTTTTTAATGCGGCGCGAGGTTTTGCATGAAGCCGTGAGTAATTTGTCCGGGATTGGTTTCAAAATACTGCTGGATGTCTTTGCATCTGTCAAACGCCCTTTAAAGTTTGTTGAAATTCCATACACATTTCGCACCCGTCATGCGGGTGAAAGTAAACTCGACTCTGTTGTTGCCTGGGAATACCTGATGATGCTGTTTGATAAGACGCTGGGTAAGTACATCCCAGTTCGTTTTATCCCTTTTGCAATCATTGGTGGGCTTGGTGTGTTTGTGCATATGTTTGTTCTGTGGGGAGTTTTTAAAGTTCTGTCCCACGGCGCTGAGGATGCGTTTGCTTCTAGCCAGGCTATAGCTGCTTTGGTTGCGATGACATTTAACTTTTTTCTCAACAACGTCTTTACTTACCGTGATCGACGTTTAAAAGGCTGGGGGATGCTCAAGGGGTGGTTTTCATTCACGATCGCCTGTTCTCTCGGTGCCGTAGCAAACGTTGGGATTGCGACCTATTTATTTAATAGCGATGCCTTGGGAAATGTTGGTTGGGTAACCTCAGCTATTGCCGGCATTATCGTTGGTGCCGTATGGAACTATGCTGTAACCAGCGTTTATACGTGGAATAAAACCAAACCTGCCTGA
- a CDS encoding glycosyltransferase family 39 protein — protein MQTKFQISRRFKIARSEIFLAILVFLGFALIMLITSPTDGDFSWSDSPRHALNGIFVHDLIAAHPFYAPKEWAVNYYLKYPALTFLFYPPLFSAILAASYKVFGFSHVTAQATVAFFHLLLGFSVYLLARRWVSFGYALGAALMLAAAPEISYWGRQVMLDVPAYAWLGFMAVFFVAYLENERKRDWYLALLFYLLALYTKQTPLFIGGALAVGLILSRGWAMLKCWHLWVGAGLFIVLLLPLVVMQLKFGQVNTASMVGSERADLPRLSIEAWTYYLKVLPRQLGWPTLSFALVYLFGALIKPTWRISRACMGFLLAWFGFGYLMFSLIMVREPRHDLMALLPLPVFAALGLHNLFSGKRSLQLVGAVLAVVLGISSVLWSVYARPVQYIDGYQDAAGYVMEYAPKGSVIMFHGYRDGNFIFNIRSGNRPDLSVARSDKFLIRMAIERTRGVEDRGFTPDEIEQIIQRHGVLYIVAQLGFWNDLPSFAALETLLADQNKFEEVSRIKTRANFDHEDHELTIYRYLGEVQLPPQPMQVEMVGIGQDFIENKR, from the coding sequence GTGCAGACAAAATTTCAGATATCGAGAAGGTTTAAAATCGCTAGGAGTGAAATATTTTTAGCGATCTTGGTGTTTCTCGGCTTTGCCTTGATTATGCTTATCACATCCCCGACTGATGGTGATTTTTCCTGGTCTGATTCCCCGCGTCATGCCTTAAATGGCATATTTGTCCATGATTTAATTGCAGCGCACCCTTTTTATGCACCTAAAGAGTGGGCTGTAAACTATTACCTGAAGTACCCCGCCTTAACTTTTTTGTTCTACCCCCCGCTTTTTTCCGCAATCCTGGCAGCTAGTTATAAAGTGTTTGGTTTTTCACACGTAACGGCTCAGGCAACTGTCGCTTTTTTTCATCTGCTTCTTGGGTTCAGTGTCTATCTGCTTGCGCGGCGGTGGGTGTCCTTTGGTTATGCATTAGGGGCTGCTCTAATGTTGGCGGCGGCGCCGGAAATTTCCTACTGGGGGCGGCAGGTCATGCTTGATGTTCCGGCATATGCCTGGCTTGGCTTCATGGCGGTCTTTTTTGTCGCTTATCTCGAAAATGAGCGAAAACGAGACTGGTACCTGGCGTTACTTTTTTACTTGTTGGCACTCTATACGAAACAGACTCCGCTTTTCATTGGCGGTGCCCTTGCGGTGGGCTTGATCCTTTCGCGCGGCTGGGCCATGCTGAAATGCTGGCATTTATGGGTTGGAGCAGGCCTGTTTATCGTCTTATTGCTTCCTTTGGTTGTGATGCAGCTGAAGTTTGGACAGGTAAATACGGCATCTATGGTGGGCAGTGAGCGGGCTGATCTGCCGAGGTTGTCTATCGAAGCTTGGACTTACTATTTAAAGGTTCTTCCTCGCCAGTTGGGTTGGCCTACACTGTCTTTCGCATTGGTTTATCTGTTCGGAGCTTTGATAAAGCCGACGTGGCGAATTTCCCGAGCCTGTATGGGCTTTCTTCTTGCTTGGTTTGGATTCGGTTATTTGATGTTTAGTTTGATTATGGTGAGAGAGCCTCGTCATGATCTTATGGCGCTATTGCCTTTACCTGTGTTCGCGGCATTGGGGTTGCATAATCTTTTTTCCGGCAAAAGGTCATTGCAATTGGTCGGGGCAGTTCTGGCTGTTGTGCTTGGCATATCTTCGGTGTTGTGGTCCGTTTATGCTCGCCCGGTACAATATATTGACGGCTATCAAGATGCCGCGGGGTATGTCATGGAGTATGCACCCAAGGGAAGTGTTATTATGTTCCATGGCTACCGTGATGGTAATTTTATATTTAATATCCGCAGTGGAAATCGACCGGATCTAAGCGTTGCGAGATCCGATAAGTTCTTGATTCGCATGGCCATAGAGCGCACTCGTGGAGTCGAGGACCGGGGTTTTACTCCGGATGAAATTGAACAGATTATTCAACGGCACGGGGTTTTATACATTGTTGCGCAGCTTGGTTTTTGGAACGATTTACCCTCCTTCGCCGCGTTGGAAACGCTATTGGCGGATCAAAACAAATTTGAAGAAGTGTCTCGTATCAAAACACGGGCAAACTTTGATCATGAAGACCATGAACTTACAATTTATAGATACTTGGGTGAGGTCCAGTTGCCACCACAACCCATGCAAGTTGAAATGGTGGGCATCGGGCAGGACTTTATTGAAAATAAACGATAA